The Kroppenstedtia pulmonis genome has a segment encoding these proteins:
- a CDS encoding YjiH family protein has translation MGMRHQKILQIEVNGMEKPQQTYSFFDYMKFVIPSIIGIFLFMIPISYNGDMTIPVALMAGWVEDWFIKWVPPLMIILISVTLTGTLITLLAKPKWVENSPFLTKLLNVSSFWLIIRMLSLVFVIMTFYQWGPEWIWSENTGDLILSDLIPMLFAVFLFAGLFLPLLLNFGLLEFFGTLFVRIMRPIFTLPGRSSIDCLASWLGDGTIGVLLTNKQYEEGFYTKREAAVIGTTFSVVSITFTIVILKQVKLEHLFFPYYLTIALAGLAAALIMPRIPPLSRKPDTNYDQATEKADETIPSHTTPFRWGLRQAASRAQNNRFVEVAKGGVQNVLDMWLGVIPVVMTFGTVALVLAEYTPVFRYLGTPFVPLLTLLQVPEAGEAAQTMVVGFADMFLPAVIGSGIESELTRFVIACVSVVQLIYMSEVGGLLLGSKIPVNVWDLIVIFLLRTLITLPIIVLMAHLII, from the coding sequence ATGGGTATGCGACATCAAAAAATTCTCCAAATCGAGGTGAATGGAATGGAAAAGCCGCAACAAACGTACTCTTTTTTCGATTATATGAAGTTTGTCATCCCTTCAATAATCGGCATTTTTTTATTCATGATACCGATCTCTTACAATGGAGACATGACAATTCCTGTGGCATTAATGGCAGGATGGGTGGAGGATTGGTTTATAAAGTGGGTTCCTCCTCTTATGATCATCCTGATTTCAGTAACGCTGACGGGAACCCTCATTACCCTACTTGCCAAACCCAAGTGGGTGGAGAACAGCCCTTTTTTGACGAAACTGTTGAATGTGAGTTCTTTCTGGCTGATCATCCGGATGCTCAGTCTCGTTTTTGTTATCATGACCTTTTATCAGTGGGGACCGGAGTGGATCTGGTCTGAGAATACCGGTGATTTGATTTTATCCGATTTAATCCCTATGTTGTTTGCTGTCTTTCTTTTTGCCGGCCTGTTTTTGCCCTTGTTACTCAATTTTGGTTTATTGGAGTTTTTTGGTACTTTGTTCGTTCGGATTATGCGTCCGATCTTTACCCTTCCCGGTCGTTCTTCCATCGATTGTCTGGCATCTTGGCTGGGGGACGGAACGATTGGTGTTCTTCTGACCAACAAACAGTATGAAGAAGGGTTTTACACAAAACGGGAAGCGGCGGTCATCGGAACCACTTTCTCCGTGGTTTCCATCACTTTTACCATCGTCATTCTGAAGCAGGTTAAGTTGGAGCATTTATTTTTTCCCTATTATCTGACGATTGCTCTGGCTGGTTTAGCTGCCGCATTGATCATGCCTCGGATTCCACCTTTATCCAGAAAACCGGATACGAACTATGATCAGGCTACGGAAAAAGCGGATGAAACGATCCCTTCCCATACCACACCCTTTCGTTGGGGACTGCGCCAAGCTGCATCCCGTGCACAAAACAACCGGTTTGTAGAAGTGGCAAAAGGAGGGGTTCAAAACGTCCTGGACATGTGGCTGGGTGTCATTCCGGTTGTGATGACTTTTGGAACTGTGGCCTTGGTTTTAGCTGAGTATACACCGGTGTTCCGCTATCTGGGCACACCCTTTGTCCCTCTTCTGACATTGCTCCAGGTACCGGAAGCAGGGGAGGCCGCTCAAACCATGGTGGTGGGCTTCGCGGATATGTTCCTTCCCGCTGTAATTGGAAGCGGGATTGAAAGCGAGTTAACCCGATTTGTCATCGCTTGTGTGTCTGTGGTACAACTCATTTATATGTCTGAGGTAGGAGGATTGCTTCTGGGTTCCAAAATACCTGTCAACGTGTGGGATCTGATCGTTATTTTCCTGCTCCGGACATTGATTACACTGCCGATCATTGTGTTGATGGCCCATTTGATTATATGA
- the tuf gene encoding elongation factor Tu yields the protein MAKEKFERTKPHVNIGTIGHVDHGKTTLTAAITTILAKAGGATATAYDQIDKAPEEKERGITISTSHVEYETENRHYAHVDCPGHADYVKNMITGAAQMDGAILVVSAADGPMPQTREHILLSNQVGVENIVVFLNKVDMVDDEELLELVEMEVRELLTEYDFPGDDIPVVSGSALKALEEPDSEWAQKILDLMKEVDAYVPTPERETDKPFLMPVEDVFTITGRGTVATGRVERGVIKVSDEVEIVGIEAEINKTVVTGVEMFRKLMDQAEAGDNIGALLRGVSREDIQRGQVLAKPGSVKPHTKFKAQVYILTKDEGGRHTPFFNGYRPQFYFRTTDVTGVVQLPEGTEMVMPGDNIEMEVELIAPIAIEDGTRFAIREGGRTVGAGAVTAIL from the coding sequence ATGGCGAAAGAGAAGTTTGAGCGTACAAAACCTCACGTCAATATTGGTACAATTGGCCACGTTGACCACGGAAAAACGACCCTGACTGCTGCAATTACCACGATTTTGGCTAAAGCCGGCGGTGCCACCGCTACTGCTTACGACCAAATCGACAAAGCTCCGGAAGAAAAAGAGCGTGGAATCACCATTTCCACCTCCCACGTGGAATATGAAACTGAAAATCGTCACTATGCTCACGTGGACTGCCCAGGTCACGCTGACTACGTGAAAAACATGATCACAGGTGCCGCCCAGATGGATGGAGCCATCCTGGTTGTGTCTGCCGCTGACGGTCCGATGCCCCAAACCCGGGAGCATATCCTGCTGTCCAACCAAGTAGGCGTGGAAAACATCGTGGTTTTCCTGAACAAAGTGGACATGGTGGATGATGAAGAACTGCTGGAACTGGTGGAAATGGAAGTTCGTGAACTGTTAACCGAATATGACTTCCCCGGTGATGACATTCCCGTGGTTTCCGGTTCTGCTCTGAAAGCACTGGAAGAGCCGGACAGCGAATGGGCTCAAAAAATCCTGGATCTGATGAAGGAAGTAGACGCATACGTACCGACTCCGGAACGTGAAACCGACAAACCCTTCCTGATGCCGGTTGAAGACGTCTTCACCATTACCGGTCGGGGAACCGTTGCCACCGGTCGTGTGGAACGTGGTGTGATTAAGGTGTCCGATGAAGTTGAAATCGTCGGTATTGAAGCAGAAATCAACAAAACAGTTGTAACCGGTGTGGAAATGTTCCGCAAGCTGATGGATCAAGCCGAGGCCGGTGACAACATCGGTGCCCTGCTGCGGGGTGTCAGCCGTGAAGATATCCAGCGTGGACAGGTATTGGCCAAACCCGGTTCGGTGAAGCCTCATACCAAGTTTAAAGCTCAGGTATACATCCTGACCAAAGACGAAGGCGGTCGTCATACCCCCTTCTTCAATGGATACCGTCCCCAGTTCTACTTCCGCACCACTGACGTAACCGGTGTGGTTCAATTGCCGGAAGGAACTGAAATGGTTATGCCTGGTGACAACATTGAGATGGAAGTGGAGTTGATTGCTCCTATCGCCATCGAAGACGGTACCCGTTTCGCCATTCGTGAAGGTGGTCGGACCGTTGGTGCCGGTGCTGTTACAGCTATCCTCTAA